A single region of the Salvia miltiorrhiza cultivar Shanhuang (shh) chromosome 8, IMPLAD_Smil_shh, whole genome shotgun sequence genome encodes:
- the LOC130998141 gene encoding uncharacterized protein LOC130998141, translated as MEFVRYIYVRYNGVVDGIHYVGGATEVLPLLNETVASLIYSINNVLTTHSLSPNYQLYYLATNRFGRETKCVISDDDDVQGLLKTAEYPMVYVEHNNNPVEEAYIPTFDFGQASGYGYDEAQSSQYETSYHARESAPPTQYFSWDGQPLDESAWNLNEMCGRFNQVRTDEAVQPEDEAEEPDDDSDEEDEEYDPTNESGTDSAASEDLLDDDLIEFTAIERAGWIRQSRTRHGNPTDSTGDLSNWIVPLIPVDATTSLVARESELSRVADLGKNSFYNSKEELVLAVGFWNMKQGAEAKVVRSDQGRLYYKCKHSDKCKFDVRASCHGGGMWGVHKFKEHSCEGELGILKRIKAHSNVVAAYVEKRIRDDGEVIKPKSIMSELLREFGVRIKYDVALRARNLSLEKIYGRIDDSFLLLPKYLYALSQANPGTVMDLEVDENNRFKHLFLALAASITPFFFSLRPVIVVDGTHLKGKNNGILFVAVTKDANEQVFPLAFGVGPIENDESWKWFLSNVRQTFGQPDNLLVVSDAHVSIANAVKSELPNATHGLCYYHLQNKIKGYGQAVVELFRQAAYAYTDSEFSRAMSAMAQLKPAAYGKLMRVGPEKWARSQSPVTRYSFLTSNAAEALNARLLWARRLHICSMLEAIRMVLEQWFNDRLASAEESDDLLTPEAKQKISAEISKSRRYTAKRTSERKYRVRAGDRRFMVDLQAKSCECNEFDLDGMPCSHAIAAITEAKEPVEDYVEAYYLRSSLVQTYSGPVNHLPPLEHWEIPFEVATDIVLPNLSRRQAGRPRESRIPSAGERPTQRTTTADASSSLAKRAPKTCGLCGSPGHTRRACKGTGWEQ; from the exons atggaattcgtgagatacatatatgtgagatacaacggagtcGTCGATGGTATACACTATGTTGGCGGGGCTACGGAGGTCCTTCCCCTCTTAAATGAAACAGTTGCGAGCCTGATATACAGCATCAACAATGTGCTGACAACGCATTCGTTGAGCCCGAActatcaattgtattatttggcgaccaatcgatTTGGAAGGGAGACGAAATGCGTAATAAGTGACGACGATGATGTGCAAGGCTTGTTGAAAACTGCAgaatatcccatggtgtacgttgagcacaacAACAACCCGGTCGAAGAAGcgtacatccctacttttgattttggccaggcttcgggatacggatatgatgaagcacaatctagtcagtatgagacgtcgtatcatgctcgcgagagcgcgcctccaacacagtacttttcatgggatgggcaaccgttggacgaatccgcatggaatctgaatgaaatgtgcgggagattcaaccaggtgcggacggatgaagccgtacaacctgaagacgaagccgaagaacctgatgacgattctgatgaagaagacgaagaatacgatccaacgaacgagtcgggcacagattctgccgcctctgaggatttattagacgatgatctgatagagttcacggcgatcgagcgagcaggttggatccgacaaagtagaacccggcacggaaatccgacggactcgaccggtgatctatctaattggatagttccgttgattccagtggacgccacgacttcgctcgttgctcgcgagagtgagctgtccagagttgctgatttggggaagaactctttttacaaCAGTAAAGAAGAATTGGTCCTTGCTGTTGGCTTCTGGAATATGAAGCAAGGGGCTGAGGCAAAAGTTGTACGCTCAGATCAGGGACGCCTCTATTACAAGTGCAAGCACTCTGATAAGTGCAAGTTCGATGTGCGTGCATCTTGTCACGGCGGAGGGATGTGGGGAGTGCATAAGTTTAAAGAGCACTCTTGCGAAGGGGAGTTGGGCATTTTGAAACGAATAAAGGCACATTCGAATGTGGTTGCAGCTTATGTGGAAAAAAGAATACGCGATGACggagaggtcattaagccgaaatctattatgtcggagttgttacgtgaatttggcgtcagaatcaaatatgatgtcgcgctgcgtgcaagaaatctcaGCTTAGAGAAGATATACGGTCGAATTGATGATTCGTTCCTTCTTCTGCCCAAATATTTGTATGCCCTAAGTCAAGCGAATCCAGGCACCGTGATGGATTTGGAAGTAGACGAAAACAACCGGTTCAAACATCTGTTTCTTGCTCTTGCGGCTTCCATCACACCTTTCTTCTTTTCGCTTCGGCCAGTGATTGTGGTCgacggcacacacttgaaggggaaGAACAATGGCATTTTGTTCGTTGCCGTGACAAAAGACGCAAACGAGCAAGTTTTTCCGTTGGCATTTGGTGTCGGgccgatcgagaatgatgagtcatGGAAGTGGTTCCTCTCAAATGTGAGACAAACTTTTGGTCAGCCCGACAACTTACTAGTTGTCTctgatgcgcatgtctccattgctaatgctgtgaagagcgagttaccaaatgctactcacggtCTTTGCTACTACCACTTGCAGAACAAAATTAAGGGCTACGGGCAAGCTGTTGTTGAGCTTTTCCGCCAGGCTGCATACGCCTACACGGACTCAGAATTTTCACGTGCAATGTCGGCTATGGCTCAATTGAAGCCGGCGGCGTACGGGAAGTTGATGCGCGTAGGCCCTgagaagtgggcacgatcacaaAGTCCGGTGACCCGTTATAGTTTTCTTACATCTAATGCTGCCGAGGCTTTGAATGCCCGTTTGTTGTGGGCCAGACGCCTTCATATATGCTCCATGCTGGAGGCAATCAGGATGGTTCTGGAGCAGTGGTTCAATGACAGACTTGCGTCTGCGGAAGAGAGCGATGACCTTCTTACTCCAGAGGCAAAACAGAAGATAAGTGCGGAGATCTCAAAGAGTCGTCGCTACACTGCGAAGAGGACCTCCGAGAGAAAATACAGGGTTCGTGCTGGTGATCGTCGCTTCATGGTTGACCTTCAAGCGAAGAGCTGTGAATGCAATGAATTCGACCTGGACGGCATgccgtgttctcatgcgatcgcagccattac TGAGGCGAAAGAGCCAGTGGAAGATTACGTGGAAGCTTACTACCTGCGGAGTTCACTGGTTCAAACATACTCCGGTCCAGTAAATCACTTGCCTCCCTTAGAGCACTGGGAAATTCCGTTTGAAGTTGCAACTGATATTGTTTTGCCAAACCTTTCTCGGCGACAAGCTGGTcgaccaagagaatctagaattcCTTCAGCTGGTGAGAGGCCGACTCAAAGGACTACTACAGCGGATGCATCAAGTAGTCTGGCAAAACGAGCACCCAAAACCTGTGGTCTATGTGGCTCGCCTGGCCACACACGTAGAGCATGCAAGGGTACGGGCTGGGAGCAGTAG
- the LOC131001514 gene encoding AP2-like ethylene-responsive transcription factor AIL6, which yields MAPDNNWLSFSLSSMEMLNSSSSSSSQPNDPHHYYSFGDNFYTTGWPNHKGAGAMYAEADNQHQVKEQQQHNAAIYTSYMQQPPPKLEDFFAGGGDSTETQDSSLTHIYDHHHADGGGAYFGGGEQQDLKSIIGFQAFSANSGSNVDDSAFAGQTQSPVESATELAAYSHCPVTATANGLSLDVNINNDNNKAVVSTDSDSCKKIADTFGQRTSIYRGVTRHRWTGRYEAHLWDNSCRREGQARKGRQVYLGGYDKEDKAARAYDLAALKYWGPTATTNFPISNYAKEVEEMKHMTKQEFIASLRRKSSGFSRGASIYRGVTRHHQQGRWQARIGRVAGNKDLYLGTFATEEEAAEAYDIAAIKFRGINAVTNFEMNRYDVEAIAKSPLPIGGTAKRLKLSLEGEEKAGPLGSILQTPCNSSGSSISFAAIQPSSGIPCGVPLDNSTPFYHHNLFHHLYPNNPVASDTSSSVSSMNLMPTPGEYFVWPHHTY from the exons ATGGCGCCCGACAACAACtggctctctttctctctctcttcaatggAAATGCTCAACTCCTCCTCCTCATCTTCTTCTCAGCCTAATGATCCCCACCATTACTATTCCTTCGGAGATAACTTCTACACAACTG GGTGGCCGAACCACAAAGGCGCCGGCGCGATGTACGCGGAAGCCGACAATCAGCATCAAGTGAAGGAGCAGCAGCAACACAACGCCGCCATTTACACCAGCTACATGCAGCAGCCGCCCCCTAAGCTGGAGGACTTCTTCGCCGGCGGCGGCGACTCCACGGAGACCCAGGATTCTTCCCTGACCCACATCTACGACCACCACCACGCcgacggcggcggcgcctaCTTCGGCGGAGGCGAGCAGCAAGATCTGAAAAGCATCATCGGGTTTCAGGCCTTCTCCGCCAACTCGGGCTCCAACGTCGACGACTCGGCCTTCGCCGGGCAGACTCAGTCGCCGGTTGAGTCCGCCACCGAGTTGGCGGCCTATTCTCACTGCCCCGTCACCGCAACCGCTAATGGCTTGTCTCTCGACGTCAACATTAACAACGACAACAATAAAGCTGTCGTCTCCACGGATTCCGACAGCTGCAAGAAAATCGCGGATACATTTGGTCAGAGAACTTCGATTTACAGAGGTGTCACTAG ACATAGATGGACAGGAAGATATGAAGCGCATCTATGGGATAACAGCTGTAGAAGAGAGGGCCAAGCAAGAAAAGGGCGTCAAG TTTATCTTG GCGGATACGATAAGGAAGACAAGGCAGCGCGCGCTTATGATTTGGCTGCTCTTAAGTACTGGGGTCCAACTGCTACTACTAATTTCCCG ATCTCCAATTACGCCAAAGAAGTGGAGGAGATGAAGCATATGACTAAACAAGAGTTCATTGCCTCACTAAGAAG GAAAAGCAGTGGTTTCTCAAGGGGAGCATCAATCTACAGAGGTGTTACAAG GCATCATCAACAAGGCCGATGGCAAGCAAGGATCGGCCGCGTTGCAGGGAACAAAGATCTCTACCTCGGAACATTTG CAACTGAGGAGGAAGCAGCAGAGGCATACGACATAGCTGCGATCAAATTCCGAGGAATAAATGCGGTAACCAATTTCGAGATGAACCGTTATGACGTTGAGGCCATCGCCAAGAGCCCTCTCCCCATCGGCGGGACAGCTAAGCGGCTGAAGCTCTCTCTCGAGGGGGAGGAGAAGGCGGGGCCTCTGGGCAGCATTCTTCAAACTCCgtgcaacagcagcggcagcagcatcAGTTTTGCCGCAATCCAGCCGTCCTCGGGCATTCCCTGTGGCGTGCCCTTAGATAACTCGACACCATTCTACCACCACAACCTCTTCCACCACCTCTACCCCAACAATCCAGTGGCCTCCGACACGTCCAGCTCCGTGTCGTCGATGAACTTGATGCCGACGCCAGGAGAGTACTTTGTCTGGCCTCATCACACCTATTAA
- the LOC131001513 gene encoding receptor-like cytosolic serine/threonine-protein kinase RBK1 isoform X1 translates to MAIEDIGRKQRNRKNLETETSRKGVEESDEETSPRGVLEMLMSEKSGELSNLQWKKMFGQVKKSSSVWKISTISMLGGGNGLSKKALRKKMGRRSNSEDTGDFVMPKPSWRNFSYDELRQATHGFSSDKLIGKGGHAEVYKGKLYDGQVVAVKKIMKEEKNDEEKNGDFLAELGIIAHIDHPNAAKLIGFSADQGLYLVLQYLPYGSLATALHGSADCRLEWGTRYKVAIGVAKGLQYLHSSCQRRIIHRDITASNILLSQDYEAQISDFGLAKWLPESWAHLVVSPIEGTFGYMAPEYFMHGLVNEKTDVFAFGVLLLELITGRRAVDSSSQSLVMWAKPHLENNSVEEIADPRLGGNYNVVEMKRAMFTASTCIHHLPTMRPNMKRVCNQRFLSHHQHSAASRPRVFLQVVQLLKGDNGLDMKQKSMGERVQLLKSNSGLDRKHKSMGERTLHIDACDAEDYASTTYLTDLNRHMQLVME, encoded by the exons ATGGCGATCGAAG ACATTGGAAGAAAGCAGAGAAATAGAAAGAATCTGGAAACGGAGACGTCGCGGAAGGGGGTGGAAGAAAGCGATGAGGAGACGTCCCCTCGTGGAGTGCTTGAGATGCTGATGTCGGAGAAATCGGGAGAGCTAAGCAATCTGCAGTGGAAGAAGATGTTCGGGCAGGTGAAGAAGTCGTCTTCCGTGTGGAAGATATCGACCATCTCGATGCTCGGAGGGGGCAACGGGCTGTCCAAGAAGGCGCTCAGGAAGAAGATGGGAAGGAGGAGCAACTCCGAGGACACCGGAGATTTCGTCATGCCTAAACCATCATGGAGGAATTTCAGTTACGACGAGCTCAGACAAGCGACCCATGGTTTTAGTTCCG ATAAGTTGATCGGGAAAGGCGGGCACGCAGAAGTGTACAAAGGGAAGTTATACGATGGTCAAGTTGTAGCAGTGAAGAAGATAATGAAGGAGGAGAAGAACGACGAAGAAAAGAATGGCGACTTCTTGGCTGAGCTGGGCATCATTGCCCACATCGACCACCCCAACGCTGCTAAGCTCATCGGCTTCAGCGCTGATCAGGGCTTGTACCTTGTGCTCCAATACCTACCCTATGGCAGCCTCGCCACTGCCCTACACG GCTCAGCAGATTGTCGCCTCGAGTGGGGGACGCGCTACAAGGTGGCTATCGGGGTGGCCAAGGGACTGCAGTACCTGCATTCCAGCTGCCAGAGGCGAATCATCCACAGAGATATAACTGCCTCAAACATATTACTCTCTCAGGATTATGAAGCTCAG ATATCAGATTTTGGACTAGCAAAATGGCTTCCTGAGAGCTGGGCTCATCTTGTTGTGTCTCCAATCGAAGGCACTTTTGG GTATATGGCTCCGGAGTACTTCATGCACGGCTTGGTTAACGAGAAGACCGATGTGTTTGCTTTCGGGGTTCTGCTGCTGGAGCTCATCACAGGGCGTCGTGCAGTTGATTCCTCCAGCCAAAGCCTAGTGATGTGG GCAAAGCCTCATTTGGAGAACAACAGCGTGGAAGAGATAGCTGATCCCAGGTTAGGAGGAAACTACAACGTCGTAGAAATGAAGCGCGCAATGTTCACAGCATCGACCTGCATCCATCACCTGCCTACCATGCGCCCAAACATGAAGCGTGTATGTAACCAACGTTTTTTAAGTCATCATCAGCATTCAGCAGCTTCACGCCCTCGTGTTTTTCTGCAGGTTGTGCAGCTGCTGAAAGGCGATAATGGGCTGGACATGAAGCAGAAGTCCATGGGCGAACGCGTGCAGCTGCTGAAAAGCAACAGCGGACTGGACAGGAAGCACAAGTCCATGGGAGAACGAACGCTGCACATAGATGCTTGCGACGCAGAGGACTACGCCTCCACTACTTACCTCACGGACTTGAATCGCCATATGCAGCTAGTTATGGAGTAG
- the LOC131001513 gene encoding receptor-like cytosolic serine/threonine-protein kinase RBK1 isoform X2, with protein sequence MAIEDIGRKQRNRKNLETETSRKGVEESDEETSPRGVLEMLMSEKSGELSNLQWKKMFGQVKKSSSVWKISTISMLGGGNGLSKKALRKKMGRRSNSEDTGDFVMPKPSWRNFSYDELRQATHGFSSDKLIGKGGHAEVYKGKLYDGQVVAVKKIMKEEKNDEEKNGDFLAELGIIAHIDHPNAAKLIGFSADQGLYLVLQYLPYGSLATALHGSADCRLEWGTRYKVAIGVAKGLQYLHSSCQRRIIHRDITASNILLSQDYEAQISDFGLAKWLPESWAHLVVSPIEGTFGYMAPEYFMHGLVNEKTDVFAFGVLLLELITGRRAVDSSSQSLVMWAKPHLENNSVEEIADPRLGGNYNVVEMKRAMFTASTCIHHLPTMRPNMKRVVQLLKGDNGLDMKQKSMGERVQLLKSNSGLDRKHKSMGERTLHIDACDAEDYASTTYLTDLNRHMQLVME encoded by the exons ATGGCGATCGAAG ACATTGGAAGAAAGCAGAGAAATAGAAAGAATCTGGAAACGGAGACGTCGCGGAAGGGGGTGGAAGAAAGCGATGAGGAGACGTCCCCTCGTGGAGTGCTTGAGATGCTGATGTCGGAGAAATCGGGAGAGCTAAGCAATCTGCAGTGGAAGAAGATGTTCGGGCAGGTGAAGAAGTCGTCTTCCGTGTGGAAGATATCGACCATCTCGATGCTCGGAGGGGGCAACGGGCTGTCCAAGAAGGCGCTCAGGAAGAAGATGGGAAGGAGGAGCAACTCCGAGGACACCGGAGATTTCGTCATGCCTAAACCATCATGGAGGAATTTCAGTTACGACGAGCTCAGACAAGCGACCCATGGTTTTAGTTCCG ATAAGTTGATCGGGAAAGGCGGGCACGCAGAAGTGTACAAAGGGAAGTTATACGATGGTCAAGTTGTAGCAGTGAAGAAGATAATGAAGGAGGAGAAGAACGACGAAGAAAAGAATGGCGACTTCTTGGCTGAGCTGGGCATCATTGCCCACATCGACCACCCCAACGCTGCTAAGCTCATCGGCTTCAGCGCTGATCAGGGCTTGTACCTTGTGCTCCAATACCTACCCTATGGCAGCCTCGCCACTGCCCTACACG GCTCAGCAGATTGTCGCCTCGAGTGGGGGACGCGCTACAAGGTGGCTATCGGGGTGGCCAAGGGACTGCAGTACCTGCATTCCAGCTGCCAGAGGCGAATCATCCACAGAGATATAACTGCCTCAAACATATTACTCTCTCAGGATTATGAAGCTCAG ATATCAGATTTTGGACTAGCAAAATGGCTTCCTGAGAGCTGGGCTCATCTTGTTGTGTCTCCAATCGAAGGCACTTTTGG GTATATGGCTCCGGAGTACTTCATGCACGGCTTGGTTAACGAGAAGACCGATGTGTTTGCTTTCGGGGTTCTGCTGCTGGAGCTCATCACAGGGCGTCGTGCAGTTGATTCCTCCAGCCAAAGCCTAGTGATGTGG GCAAAGCCTCATTTGGAGAACAACAGCGTGGAAGAGATAGCTGATCCCAGGTTAGGAGGAAACTACAACGTCGTAGAAATGAAGCGCGCAATGTTCACAGCATCGACCTGCATCCATCACCTGCCTACCATGCGCCCAAACATGAAGCGT GTTGTGCAGCTGCTGAAAGGCGATAATGGGCTGGACATGAAGCAGAAGTCCATGGGCGAACGCGTGCAGCTGCTGAAAAGCAACAGCGGACTGGACAGGAAGCACAAGTCCATGGGAGAACGAACGCTGCACATAGATGCTTGCGACGCAGAGGACTACGCCTCCACTACTTACCTCACGGACTTGAATCGCCATATGCAGCTAGTTATGGAGTAG